DNA from Capillibacterium thermochitinicola:
GCCAGGAGATTGGTTTGGAAGGCAATATCGTTCACAACTTTAATGATCTCGGCAATTTGTTTGCTACTTTTGGTGATCTCCGCCATTGCGCGGATGGTCTCTTGGATCTTCTGTTTTCCGCTGTTTACCACTTGTAAAGTGCTTTGAGAAAGTTCATCCGCCCGTTCCGAGTTGACCGCCACCTCTTGAATGGAGGAGTTCATGGCTTCGATGGTGGAGGAGATCTCTTCCAAAGTGGCGGCCTGTTCTTGGGTCCGGTGCGACAGTTGCTGGGTACCAACGGCGATTTGCTGGGAAGATTGATTGATATGCTTGGAAGAATCAGCGATCTGGGTAATCAGTTGGGCGGTTTGCTGCACCATATTATTCTGCTGGTTGGCCAGGAGCCCGATTTCATCATGGCGTTTGACATCGAATTGGATGGTCAGATCGCCCTGGCTAATCCGTTTTATGCCAGCATTTAAGCGTAAAATCGGTTTTGATAACGAATTGGCAAACAAGAGCCCGAGGACCAAAATACCGAGGTTGATGATAAGGGAAATACCGGTAAAGAGTGTGCGAAAGTTGTTGACGGCGGCAAAAGCCTCGTCGTAATCGATGGCGGTAACAATTCCGACCGGGAAAGTACCCAGGTTGAAGGTTTTCAGGTTTCCGAGAACCTTCTTCCCCAAGTGGTTACGGAAGATTAAATTGGCCCTGAAATTCAGGTCTTTTCGGCGCAGGGCAGCGGTGAGGTTGTTGATTCCTTCGTGTTCAACCCTGTTTTTTAGGACTTCCATTCCGTATCCCAGTTTGGGCTGGGTTAAGAGCTGTCCGTTTTCATTGATCAGAAAACAATCGGCGGTTGTTCCAATGTTATTAAGGCCGGTTAGGGTCATTTCGGTAATCTGGTTACTGTCATAGTAACCGCAGATGACTCCGGTAATCTCCCGCTTGGTGTGGTCTTTGTAAATTGGTGCGCTGATCGCAAGGATATTGTTGCCGGCCAGCTCTGAAGGGTGGATTTCCGAATTGGTAACCTGCCCTCTTAAGCTGCGTTGAATGTAGTCACGGTTTGCCAAGTTCAGATTAAGGTGGGTTTGGTTGGTTGCACTAATAATTTCGGCATTTTTATTGGTAATAAATAGATCACGAAAGCCACTTTCGTTTTTTACCCGCTGGAGGAGGGGGAGGACAACGGTTTCATTCTGATCTCGCCATTCGGAACCACCGCGTAAAGAGTAATACAGG
Protein-coding regions in this window:
- a CDS encoding methyl-accepting chemotaxis protein, giving the protein MLLNKKKLTLRSKFILIFLLIGLVPVTILATVALVSANNVLNVEIETKFNIFTTEKEKLLKTWFTEQQKTISLIASVQDIYENLNLYYSLRGGSEWRDQNETVVLPLLQRVKNESGFRDLFITNKNAEIISATNQTHLNLNLANRDYIQRSLRGQVTNSEIHPSELAGNNILAISAPIYKDHTKREITGVICGYYDSNQITEMTLTGLNNIGTTADCFLINENGQLLTQPKLGYGMEVLKNRVEHEGINNLTAALRRKDLNFRANLIFRNHLGKKVLGNLKTFNLGTFPVGIVTAIDYDEAFAAVNNFRTLFTGISLIINLGILVLGLLFANSLSKPILRLNAGIKRISQGDLTIQFDVKRHDEIGLLANQQNNMVQQTAQLITQIADSSKHINQSSQQIAVGTQQLSHRTQEQAATLEEISSTIEAMNSSIQEVAVNSERADELSQSTLQVVNSGKQKIQETIRAMAEITKSSKQIAEIIKVVNDIAFQTNLLALNAAVEAARAGEQGRGFAVVAAEVRNLASRTAESAKEIEQLINESVNRVEIGNELVNSSSEMLEQIVINSKRTSDVIMEVAAAMREQSSSSQQIKASLAQLNQVTQENAALVEELTSSCEALYAEAETLRRQIDFFKLEVDHQDEIESDRLPNQRSIFRAIKDRLFFKEDSIAHF